From a region of the Candidatus Rhabdochlamydia porcellionis genome:
- the groL gene encoding chaperonin GroEL (60 kDa chaperone family; promotes refolding of misfolded polypeptides especially under stressful conditions; forms two stacked rings of heptamers to form a barrel-shaped 14mer; ends can be capped by GroES; misfolded proteins enter the barrel where they are refolded when GroES binds), producing the protein MSTLKELIFEEEARNKLLEGIDQLVDAVCHTLGPKGSNVAIESSWGAPSITNHGSDVAKEIELKDQYTNMGIALGKESAAKMKDLCGDGITTCLILLRAIAKNAAKQITSGSSPVHLKRGIEKALDTILHALKTNSITIETQKEIQNIATASASGDKAIGTFIAEAIEKVGKNGVITIEESKGIHTTVEIAKGMQFDRGYISSSFCTKEDALCVELHNPRILVTDKKILSAQELLPILQSIATSSSELLIIAEDVEADALSTLVINKLKGILKVSAVKAPGFGDNRQEMLKDIAVLTGAKFISKETGLSLKDATFEDLGSAEKVIVSKDKTIIIADESKSKEVKVRIKQIDLEIIEATSSYNREKLEERKAKLISGAAIIRVGGAIEAEAKQKQQIFKDSLNSTRAAIDEGIVIGAGIGLLRASRNACVNLNEEENMGAQILIQACEAPLKQIIANNGLDSAVIFNEILSKEPQFGLNALTGKVEDLLKSGIIDPLKVLRSALQCAVSTAILILFSEVLIGNAPEKE; encoded by the coding sequence ATGTCAACACTTAAAGAACTGATTTTTGAAGAAGAAGCCAGAAATAAATTACTCGAAGGAATAGATCAACTTGTAGATGCTGTTTGTCATACATTAGGTCCTAAAGGAAGCAATGTAGCTATAGAATCTTCTTGGGGAGCTCCTAGCATTACCAATCATGGAAGTGATGTAGCTAAAGAAATTGAGCTAAAAGATCAATATACAAACATGGGAATTGCTTTAGGTAAAGAAAGCGCTGCAAAAATGAAAGATCTGTGCGGAGATGGAATAACCACCTGTTTGATTTTACTACGCGCAATTGCAAAAAATGCTGCTAAACAAATTACATCAGGATCAAGCCCTGTTCACTTAAAACGAGGAATAGAAAAAGCGCTTGACACCATTTTACATGCTTTGAAGACAAATTCCATTACCATTGAAACCCAAAAAGAAATACAAAATATAGCAACGGCCTCTGCTTCAGGAGATAAGGCCATTGGAACTTTTATTGCTGAAGCCATCGAAAAAGTAGGGAAAAATGGTGTTATTACCATAGAAGAGAGTAAAGGAATTCACACAACGGTTGAAATAGCTAAAGGAATGCAATTTGATCGTGGCTATATCAGTTCCTCTTTTTGCACAAAAGAAGATGCACTATGTGTAGAGCTACATAACCCTCGAATTTTAGTCACAGATAAAAAGATCTTATCTGCTCAAGAATTGCTGCCTATTTTACAATCTATTGCCACTTCTTCTTCTGAATTATTGATTATTGCAGAAGATGTGGAAGCAGATGCTCTTTCCACATTAGTGATTAATAAATTAAAGGGAATACTTAAAGTGAGTGCAGTAAAAGCCCCTGGTTTTGGAGATAATCGCCAGGAAATGCTCAAAGATATTGCTGTATTAACAGGTGCTAAATTTATTTCAAAAGAGACCGGTTTGTCTTTAAAAGATGCTACTTTTGAAGACCTAGGCTCTGCAGAAAAAGTGATTGTGAGCAAAGATAAAACAATCATTATTGCAGATGAGAGCAAAAGTAAAGAGGTAAAAGTACGCATTAAGCAGATTGATTTAGAAATTATAGAAGCTACCTCCTCGTACAATAGAGAAAAATTAGAAGAGCGCAAAGCTAAATTGATAAGCGGAGCAGCGATCATTCGCGTAGGAGGTGCTATTGAAGCAGAAGCCAAACAAAAGCAACAAATATTTAAAGACAGTCTCAATTCTACAAGAGCTGCGATTGATGAGGGAATTGTTATTGGAGCAGGAATCGGGCTTTTAAGAGCTAGTCGCAATGCATGCGTGAACTTAAATGAAGAAGAAAACATGGGAGCACAAATTTTGATCCAAGCTTGTGAAGCTCCTCTTAAGCAAATCATTGCCAATAACGGTCTAGATAGTGCTGTTATTTTTAATGAGATTCTGAGCAAAGAGCCACAATTTGGATTAAATGCCCTAACAGGAAAAGTAGAAGATCTCCTAAAAAGCGGTATTATTGACCCATTGAAGGTTTTAAGATCTGCTCTACAATGCGCTGTATCAACAGCTATTCTCATTCTTTTCTCAGAGGTTTTGATTGGTAATGCTCCTGAAAAAGAATAA
- the rsmI gene encoding 16S rRNA (cytidine(1402)-2'-O)-methyltransferase produces MLYVVSTPIGNLKDFSFRALDALKKCDYILCEDTRHSQILLNHYSIKKPLKSFHRFNERMKLDNILEDLANGKNVALISDAGTPAISDPGLQLISTCRQKKIPMTVIPGACALIAALGLSGFSSTTFQFLGFVPKKEKERVLILKIALAYKGTSIFYETPHQIQKTLSHLQKLDNTRFLCIIREATKLHEESLFGEASILLGHFQAHTPRGEIVLLISENPQECCLTGNVISHINILQEELHLSRSEAVKIVAKLHQLPKREIYKENLDF; encoded by the coding sequence ATGTTATATGTAGTTTCAACTCCTATTGGCAATTTAAAAGATTTTTCCTTTCGCGCACTTGATGCACTTAAAAAATGTGACTATATCTTATGTGAAGACACTCGTCATAGCCAAATCCTCTTAAATCATTATTCGATCAAAAAACCCCTAAAAAGTTTTCACCGTTTTAATGAAAGAATGAAACTCGATAACATTTTAGAAGATTTAGCAAATGGAAAAAATGTAGCACTTATTTCCGATGCAGGAACTCCTGCAATTTCAGACCCTGGTCTACAACTTATCTCTACATGTCGCCAAAAAAAAATTCCTATGACAGTGATCCCAGGAGCTTGTGCTTTAATTGCCGCTCTTGGATTATCTGGTTTTTCATCTACTACTTTTCAATTTCTAGGGTTTGTTCCTAAAAAAGAAAAAGAAAGGGTTCTAATTCTTAAGATAGCATTAGCGTATAAAGGGACTAGTATCTTCTATGAGACTCCTCATCAAATACAAAAAACCCTGTCTCATTTACAAAAACTAGATAATACAAGGTTTCTTTGTATTATAAGAGAAGCAACCAAACTACATGAGGAGAGTTTGTTTGGAGAAGCCAGTATCTTACTCGGTCATTTTCAAGCACATACCCCTCGTGGAGAAATCGTCTTATTAATTTCAGAAAATCCACAAGAGTGCTGTCTAACAGGCAATGTCATTTCACATATTAACATACTACAAGAAGAACTACATCTTAGTCGTTCTGAAGCTGTTAAAATAGTCGCCAAATTGCATCAGCTTCCTAAAAGAGAAATTTATAAAGAAAATCTTGATTTTTAA
- a CDS encoding UDP-N-acetylmuramoyl-tripeptide--D-alanyl-D-alanine ligase has translation MYTCKEIAACLGILSSNLTSIEGFRQDSRLIEPRDLFFALSGDRVDGHAFLEEAAKKGAVAAVVSKRYKGPSYGLSLLAVEDVMNALHLLARVIFSKRHTRVIAVTGSVGKTTIKEFIATLLSAQFKVAKTPGNANSRIGVPLALLNADKKADIFVVEMGMNQKGQIAKLVSITPPEIVVITNIGLAHSAYFPEGLEAIAQAKAEILSSNKTRLAILGPNVGNFSAIKNHLLPKKNYGLSKGIDLYLQAHGEKFYLIEKTSCSSFFSLPFQAEHLWEDFCGSALVAREFGVCWKKIIEQTKRLKTISHRFTIIEKKGIIFVDDSYNASVSSMKAAFKSLPKSKGKTIAVIGDMKELGEFTAACHLEVAKYALEVTDILLCLGKDCSLMVELFIKNKRKAYLYHDFQDLYKAVHAFAGYGDVVLIKGANSHQLWRILD, from the coding sequence ATGTATACTTGTAAAGAAATTGCAGCTTGTTTAGGCATACTTTCCTCTAACTTGACTTCCATCGAAGGATTTCGTCAAGATAGTAGGTTAATTGAGCCAAGAGATCTATTTTTTGCTCTGTCTGGAGATAGGGTAGATGGCCATGCTTTTTTAGAAGAAGCAGCAAAAAAAGGGGCAGTAGCAGCTGTTGTATCCAAAAGATATAAAGGGCCAAGCTATGGTTTATCTTTATTGGCCGTAGAAGATGTCATGAATGCATTGCATCTTTTGGCACGGGTTATATTTTCAAAGAGGCATACTCGTGTTATTGCAGTTACTGGGTCTGTAGGGAAAACAACTATTAAAGAGTTTATTGCAACACTTTTATCTGCGCAATTTAAAGTTGCAAAAACCCCCGGCAATGCCAATTCTCGAATAGGGGTGCCTCTTGCTTTATTAAATGCAGATAAAAAAGCTGATATCTTTGTTGTAGAAATGGGAATGAATCAAAAAGGGCAAATAGCTAAACTTGTATCTATTACTCCTCCAGAGATTGTTGTAATTACCAACATAGGTTTAGCTCATAGTGCTTATTTTCCAGAAGGTCTAGAAGCTATTGCCCAAGCAAAGGCTGAAATTTTGTCATCTAATAAAACACGTCTTGCTATTTTAGGGCCTAATGTAGGAAATTTTTCCGCTATTAAAAATCATTTATTGCCCAAAAAAAATTATGGTTTATCAAAAGGAATAGATCTCTATTTACAAGCTCATGGGGAAAAGTTTTATTTGATTGAAAAAACTAGTTGTTCTTCTTTTTTTTCTTTGCCGTTTCAAGCAGAGCATTTATGGGAAGATTTTTGTGGCTCTGCTCTAGTTGCTAGGGAATTTGGCGTTTGTTGGAAAAAGATTATTGAACAAACCAAGCGACTTAAAACCATTTCTCATCGATTTACTATCATAGAAAAAAAAGGGATTATTTTTGTTGATGACTCTTATAATGCGAGTGTGTCTTCTATGAAAGCAGCTTTTAAGTCCTTGCCAAAGTCTAAAGGGAAAACCATTGCTGTAATAGGGGATATGAAAGAGCTCGGAGAGTTTACAGCAGCATGCCATTTGGAAGTGGCTAAATACGCTTTAGAAGTAACCGATATATTGCTTTGTTTAGGAAAAGATTGCTCTTTAATGGTAGAGTTATTTATTAAGAATAAACGTAAAGCTTATCTATACCATGATTTTCAAGACTTATACAAAGCTGTGCATGCTTTTGCAGGTTATGGTGATGTTGTTTTGATTAAAGGTGCAAATTCTCATCAATTATGGCGCATTTTGGATTAG
- the mraY gene encoding phospho-N-acetylmuramoyl-pentapeptide-transferase, whose amino-acid sequence MILFIYQYLSSLGIPLHSVFTYSSTRMMLAALSSLLCAIWVGPYCIRRLYALKTGQSIRVEDCPLLAELHQKKKDTPTMGGIFLLFSALISLILWMDWTSSFTLMLCLLTLGLAAIGGIDDYLKMKLKNSKGMKARTKLLMQLFITLGICSYLYLPQLTQEDLLRPPIAKEWIKKSKTEGEWKVLNTQQYMGYYFVPFIKKPLFKLTGLSLFLGIFLSVFVITGSSNAVNLTDGLDGLASGCLIMVAVVLGIVAFLSNNKEIARYLNILYIEQSGEIAIYLFAVIGATLGFLWYNGFPAQVFMGDIGSLSLGGIIGFSAVLLRRELLLALVGGVFVAETLSVILQVGSYKLRNRKRIFLCTPLHHHFEYKGWSETKVVIRFWIIGLILALFGLASLKFQ is encoded by the coding sequence GTGATTCTTTTCATTTATCAATATTTAAGCAGTTTAGGAATTCCATTACATTCGGTTTTTACCTACTCTTCTACTCGGATGATGCTAGCAGCATTGAGCTCTTTGTTATGTGCGATTTGGGTAGGCCCTTACTGTATCAGAAGGCTCTATGCTTTAAAAACAGGGCAGTCGATTCGTGTAGAAGATTGCCCTCTCTTAGCAGAGCTTCATCAAAAAAAAAAGGATACCCCAACTATGGGAGGTATTTTTCTTCTGTTTTCAGCGCTAATTTCTCTTATTTTATGGATGGATTGGACGAGTAGCTTTACCCTTATGCTCTGCTTACTTACTCTGGGTCTAGCAGCTATAGGTGGAATTGATGATTATTTAAAAATGAAGTTAAAAAATTCCAAAGGGATGAAGGCGCGCACCAAATTGCTCATGCAGCTATTTATTACCTTGGGAATTTGCAGCTATCTATATCTACCCCAGCTTACACAAGAAGATCTCTTGCGTCCACCTATTGCTAAAGAATGGATTAAAAAAAGCAAAACAGAAGGAGAATGGAAAGTATTAAATACACAGCAATACATGGGCTATTATTTTGTTCCTTTTATCAAAAAGCCCTTATTTAAACTAACGGGCTTAAGCTTATTTCTGGGGATTTTCTTAAGCGTATTTGTAATCACTGGATCTTCCAACGCGGTGAACTTAACAGATGGATTAGATGGTCTAGCCTCAGGCTGCTTGATTATGGTAGCAGTTGTATTAGGAATTGTTGCCTTTTTATCAAATAATAAAGAAATAGCTCGTTATCTAAATATTTTATACATTGAACAAAGCGGAGAAATAGCTATCTATTTATTTGCTGTTATTGGCGCAACTCTTGGATTTTTATGGTATAATGGGTTCCCAGCACAGGTCTTTATGGGGGATATCGGTTCACTATCTCTAGGAGGAATCATTGGCTTTTCTGCTGTTTTATTACGAAGAGAGCTTCTTTTAGCCTTAGTTGGAGGAGTATTTGTTGCAGAGACCCTCTCTGTGATCTTACAGGTAGGAAGTTACAAATTGCGTAACCGCAAACGTATTTTTTTATGTACACCTCTTCATCATCATTTTGAGTATAAGGGCTGGTCTGAGACAAAAGTGGTTATTCGCTTTTGGATTATTGGTTTGATTTTAGCCTTATTTGGGTTGGCCTCTTTAAAATTTCAATAG
- the murD gene encoding UDP-N-acetylmuramoyl-L-alanine--D-glutamate ligase produces the protein MKSTLILGLGKSGRAAAELLLSHKKNVCAFDDYLDSKEVTYLEKLGLKRIFDLRAVCWKEIDQCVISPGVDPKHIIYTTAKDRGISIVTEMELALPFLSEPLIAVTGTNGKTTVTLLIEHVFNTSGICAKAVGNVGMPLCSYVLTSKKAEVLVVELSSFQLETLSSSVFDHAIILNITPDHLDRYPDVEIYARTKLRLQNCIKERGFLFVHEKVIERFGFLLEKKEYQTLGFYQKDLECFSSILYREYPEHERENTLAAWALCKPFGISHAQFTKALTTFCRPPHRLEYIASIAGVDYYDDSKGTNIDAVICAVRAMKKEVILIAGGVDKGSSYALWKKPFSGKVRQIIAIGLAAKKIQQELHPFVPVICVDSMQSAVIMAKKLAKEKESVLLSPGCASFDMFCDYAHRGKEFQYQVRLLRDGEI, from the coding sequence ATGAAAAGTACTCTTATCTTAGGCCTGGGAAAAAGCGGGAGAGCTGCTGCGGAGTTACTTCTATCGCATAAAAAAAACGTATGTGCCTTTGATGATTACTTGGATTCTAAAGAAGTTACTTATTTAGAAAAGCTCGGCTTAAAGCGTATTTTTGATCTTAGAGCTGTTTGTTGGAAAGAAATAGACCAATGTGTAATTTCACCAGGAGTTGATCCTAAACATATAATCTATACGACTGCCAAAGATAGGGGTATTTCTATTGTTACAGAGATGGAATTAGCCCTACCTTTTCTTTCGGAGCCTTTAATAGCAGTGACAGGAACCAATGGTAAAACCACTGTAACTCTACTAATAGAACATGTTTTTAATACAAGCGGAATTTGTGCAAAAGCAGTAGGAAATGTTGGTATGCCTCTTTGCTCTTATGTGCTTACTTCTAAAAAAGCAGAAGTTCTTGTAGTGGAATTGAGCTCTTTTCAGCTAGAAACTCTGAGCTCTTCTGTTTTTGATCATGCAATTATCCTTAATATTACACCAGATCATTTAGATCGTTATCCTGATGTGGAGATCTATGCTAGAACAAAACTGCGTCTACAAAATTGTATAAAAGAGAGAGGTTTTTTGTTTGTGCATGAGAAAGTGATAGAGCGGTTTGGTTTTCTTTTGGAAAAAAAGGAATACCAAACATTAGGTTTTTATCAAAAAGATCTTGAATGTTTTTCATCGATACTATATAGAGAATATCCAGAGCATGAAAGGGAAAATACATTAGCAGCTTGGGCTCTTTGTAAACCTTTTGGTATTTCCCACGCACAATTTACGAAAGCTTTAACTACATTTTGTAGGCCTCCACACAGATTGGAATATATAGCTTCTATTGCTGGAGTTGATTACTATGATGATAGTAAAGGCACAAATATAGATGCAGTTATTTGTGCTGTACGCGCAATGAAAAAAGAAGTTATCCTGATTGCTGGAGGAGTTGATAAGGGGAGCTCATATGCGCTCTGGAAAAAACCTTTTTCAGGGAAAGTAAGACAAATTATAGCAATTGGCTTAGCAGCAAAAAAAATACAGCAAGAGCTGCATCCTTTTGTTCCCGTTATATGCGTTGATTCTATGCAATCAGCGGTAATTATGGCAAAAAAGCTTGCTAAGGAAAAAGAGAGCGTCTTACTTTCACCAGGATGTGCAAGTTTTGATATGTTTTGTGACTATGCTCATAGGGGAAAAGAATTTCAGTATCAAGTGCGCTTATTAAGAGATGGGGAGATTTAA
- a CDS encoding lytic transglycosylase: MSRKDTIIIAVLVNAGLLIILFASALKSPMHDTYYQSVELLKPIVDVSPKKEAVIQKGDAVDHALEQFAKQRLNTVEQPIAIQNPIIAEEPRQAAILENTEKLTRHMEIAIKKGDMLEKIARQYHTTVHEIMRLNGLQTSHLRIGQVLKIPSNHTASPVLEETTQYYIVKEGDNPSTIAKKNNIKLENLLNLNEMSEEKARKLRPGDKLRIR, translated from the coding sequence ATGAGTCGTAAAGATACCATTATTATTGCTGTGTTGGTTAATGCAGGATTATTAATTATTTTATTTGCCAGCGCTTTAAAATCTCCTATGCATGATACATACTATCAGTCAGTAGAGCTACTTAAGCCTATTGTAGATGTTTCTCCTAAAAAAGAAGCAGTTATTCAAAAAGGAGATGCTGTAGATCACGCTTTAGAACAATTTGCAAAACAACGCTTAAATACTGTAGAACAACCTATAGCCATCCAAAACCCTATTATTGCAGAGGAACCTAGACAAGCTGCTATTTTGGAAAACACGGAAAAATTGACTAGACATATGGAGATTGCTATTAAAAAAGGGGATATGTTGGAAAAAATTGCACGCCAATATCATACTACGGTTCATGAAATTATGCGACTAAACGGGCTGCAAACATCTCACTTACGTATTGGCCAGGTTCTGAAAATTCCTTCTAATCATACTGCAAGCCCTGTTTTGGAAGAGACAACACAATACTATATTGTGAAAGAAGGAGATAATCCTTCGACTATTGCGAAAAAAAATAACATTAAACTAGAGAATCTTTTGAATCTTAATGAGATGAGTGAAGAAAAAGCTCGAAAACTACGACCTGGGGATAAATTGCGTATTCGTTAA
- a CDS encoding FtsW/RodA/SpoVE family cell cycle protein encodes MNRYVFIMLSSISVLFVLGLVMVFNTTSAQILDRFSDRSLYYALVRQLLYAAVSAIGVITIWSVGYRSLLSLSPLLLFLGVMGLILVLVFGPKLNGARRWISLFGNSLQPSEFVKYIIPLYYVYTVTKQKSSLNWMQFLRLLGIICIPLSLILVEPDNGTVAIILSALIVLFILSQIKWVYWALPLAIICCIGAVVASQMPHVSDRLKIYLHPEYDLKGKGHQPYQARIAAGSGRLFGRGIGESLQKLEYLPEARCDYIAAIFAEECGFIGMSILIFLYTIVAFCGFAIALQVKEIGGFYLVASFTFLICFQAFLNLGIVSGLLPSKGTNLPFFSQGGSSLIANMLALTVIVKVAEEAKQQLKNDD; translated from the coding sequence ATGAATCGTTACGTCTTTATCATGCTCAGCTCTATTTCTGTGCTTTTTGTATTAGGCCTTGTGATGGTCTTTAATACAACCTCTGCACAAATTCTAGATCGTTTTTCAGACCGTAGCCTTTATTATGCATTAGTAAGACAACTTCTCTATGCAGCTGTAAGCGCAATAGGCGTAATTACTATTTGGTCGGTGGGATATCGATCTCTTTTGTCATTGAGCCCATTGCTACTTTTTTTAGGGGTTATGGGTTTAATTCTTGTTTTGGTATTTGGGCCTAAACTCAATGGAGCTCGTCGTTGGATTAGTCTGTTTGGGAACTCTTTACAGCCTTCGGAATTTGTCAAGTATATAATCCCTTTGTATTATGTCTATACAGTCACTAAACAAAAAAGCTCTTTGAATTGGATGCAATTTTTACGTTTGCTAGGTATTATTTGTATTCCTTTAAGCTTAATCTTAGTTGAGCCTGATAATGGAACAGTGGCCATTATCCTCTCTGCTTTAATTGTTTTATTTATCTTAAGTCAGATCAAGTGGGTATACTGGGCATTGCCTTTAGCCATTATTTGCTGCATAGGTGCTGTGGTTGCTTCACAGATGCCTCATGTGTCAGATCGATTAAAGATCTATTTACATCCAGAATATGATTTAAAAGGCAAGGGACATCAACCTTATCAAGCAAGAATTGCAGCAGGCTCTGGTAGGTTATTTGGTAGAGGAATCGGAGAGAGTTTACAAAAGCTAGAATATCTTCCAGAGGCAAGATGTGATTATATTGCAGCCATTTTTGCAGAGGAGTGTGGTTTTATCGGAATGAGTATTCTGATTTTTCTGTATACTATAGTAGCATTTTGCGGTTTTGCCATTGCATTGCAGGTAAAGGAAATCGGTGGGTTTTATCTTGTGGCAAGCTTTACCTTTCTGATTTGTTTTCAAGCTTTTTTAAACCTAGGCATAGTTTCAGGATTATTACCTAGCAAAGGTACGAATCTTCCTTTTTTTAGCCAAGGAGGGTCCTCTTTAATTGCAAATATGCTTGCACTAACCGTTATTGTAAAAGTAGCAGAAGAAGCTAAACAACAACTGAAAAATGATGATTAA
- the murG gene encoding undecaprenyldiphospho-muramoylpentapeptide beta-N-acetylglucosaminyltransferase — MMIKKKVIIAAGGTGGHLLPAQEIAKKLQEKEIEVLFVGSGLKENLYFDRKSFKFHEILAKTPFQKGLTKCLGALYSLLKAVAQSCFFLKGFKPDLIIGFGSFHAFPILCAAKLQKRPFMLFESNTVAGKVTRFFSSFATHTAIHLPLAKKIKGNLIEVAWPLRAKESTLSQVKAREQLQLAPRRFTLLIFGGSQGASAINHSVLNICEHLLAKEIAFQIIHLAGRSISIEVEQFCKKRNIPAFIKPFEKNMSQVFCAADLALCRSGAATIAEIIHYQVPAILVPYPYATEQHQKENALFLERLSAAYVVEEGIDMQRVILEFLDTFYKNPEVGEQMRISLQNLKSKKREMSDLIIETLHV; from the coding sequence ATGATGATTAAAAAAAAAGTGATAATCGCTGCAGGAGGAACAGGTGGACATCTCTTGCCCGCACAAGAGATTGCTAAGAAGCTACAAGAAAAAGAGATAGAAGTTCTCTTTGTTGGATCTGGGTTAAAAGAAAATTTATATTTTGATAGAAAGAGTTTTAAGTTTCATGAAATTTTGGCCAAAACACCTTTTCAGAAAGGATTAACCAAGTGTTTAGGGGCATTATATTCTTTGCTTAAAGCTGTTGCTCAAAGTTGTTTTTTTCTTAAAGGATTTAAACCCGATCTGATCATCGGCTTTGGCAGTTTTCATGCTTTTCCTATTTTATGTGCAGCAAAATTGCAAAAAAGACCGTTCATGCTATTCGAATCGAATACAGTAGCAGGAAAAGTAACCAGGTTTTTTTCTTCTTTTGCTACTCATACTGCAATTCATCTACCTCTTGCAAAGAAAATCAAAGGAAATCTGATAGAAGTGGCTTGGCCTTTAAGGGCAAAAGAGTCTACTCTATCGCAAGTAAAGGCAAGAGAGCAACTTCAATTAGCTCCTCGTCGTTTTACTCTTTTGATTTTTGGAGGTTCTCAAGGAGCATCTGCTATTAATCATTCTGTATTAAATATTTGCGAGCACTTACTTGCTAAAGAGATAGCTTTTCAGATCATCCATTTAGCTGGTAGATCAATATCTATTGAAGTAGAGCAGTTTTGTAAAAAGCGTAATATCCCCGCATTCATTAAACCCTTTGAGAAAAATATGAGCCAAGTCTTTTGTGCGGCAGATTTAGCTCTTTGTAGATCAGGGGCTGCTACAATAGCTGAAATCATTCACTACCAAGTGCCTGCAATACTTGTTCCTTATCCTTATGCAACAGAGCAGCATCAAAAAGAAAATGCTTTGTTTCTGGAGCGTCTATCCGCAGCTTATGTAGTTGAAGAGGGAATCGACATGCAAAGAGTAATCCTAGAGTTTTTAGATACATTTTATAAAAATCCAGAAGTAGGAGAGCAAATGCGTATTTCTCTACAAAATCTCAAGAGTAAAAAAAGAGAAATGAGTGACCTCATTATAGAGACTCTACATGTATAA
- the murC gene encoding UDP-N-acetylmuramate--L-alanine ligase — protein sequence MYNKHYYFIGIGGIGMSGLALIALEKGAMVSGSDTVHSYITSGLQKKGAKIFIGHKKEQIPLDAIVVYSSAISSDNSELMFAKSHKLSILHRSDLLALIMQPQEALLVTGTHGKTTSSSLLSHILLEKEMQPSFAIGGFIRGSNTNAGYGKGRYFIAEADESDGSFLKYTPFGAIITNIDHDHLDYWQTMNGLVRGFQKFIESIISWEHFFWYGDNPWLSEMVTKGNSYGFDKKNALFIESHRQDKWRNIFTICFENKRYKEIEIPIIGRHNILNASAVFGLCLKLGMMEEKIRSAFMSFKGINRRLEYKGEAKGIIFYDDYAHHPTEILTTLRAIKNAVGSARIVLVFQPHRYSRTLTCLNEFGAAFKAADIVVITDIYAAGEAPIKEIDEELLLREINKEIKRPAYYFSRSKLSCQLVKILQTGDCLITMGAGDISNLFYDIMENL from the coding sequence ATGTATAACAAACACTATTATTTCATTGGTATTGGTGGGATTGGAATGAGTGGTTTGGCGTTAATTGCTCTAGAAAAAGGCGCAATGGTTAGTGGAAGCGATACCGTGCACTCTTACATTACAAGTGGATTGCAAAAAAAAGGAGCAAAGATCTTTATTGGACATAAAAAAGAGCAGATTCCTTTAGATGCTATTGTTGTTTACAGCAGCGCTATTTCTTCTGATAACTCAGAGCTTATGTTTGCAAAATCGCATAAACTTAGTATTTTACATAGATCTGATCTACTCGCCTTAATTATGCAGCCTCAAGAAGCTCTATTAGTAACAGGAACTCATGGAAAGACCACAAGCTCTTCTCTTTTATCTCATATCTTGCTTGAAAAAGAGATGCAGCCAAGTTTTGCAATAGGGGGATTTATCCGTGGTTCAAATACTAATGCAGGCTATGGAAAAGGGCGTTATTTTATTGCAGAAGCAGATGAGAGCGATGGGTCTTTTTTAAAATATACTCCTTTCGGAGCAATTATCACAAATATCGATCATGACCATCTTGATTACTGGCAAACAATGAATGGATTGGTTAGGGGATTCCAGAAGTTTATTGAATCAATTATCTCATGGGAGCATTTTTTTTGGTATGGGGATAATCCCTGGTTATCGGAGATGGTAACCAAAGGGAATAGCTATGGGTTTGATAAAAAAAATGCGCTATTTATAGAAAGTCATCGTCAAGATAAATGGAGAAATATATTTACTATTTGTTTTGAAAATAAACGTTATAAAGAGATAGAAATACCCATAATAGGTAGGCATAATATACTCAATGCATCTGCAGTATTTGGTCTTTGTCTTAAATTAGGGATGATGGAAGAAAAAATCCGCAGTGCTTTTATGAGCTTTAAAGGGATAAATCGACGTTTAGAGTATAAAGGAGAAGCAAAAGGGATCATTTTTTATGATGATTATGCTCATCATCCTACGGAAATCCTTACAACTTTAAGAGCTATAAAAAATGCAGTAGGATCTGCAAGGATTGTTTTGGTTTTTCAACCTCATCGTTATTCGCGCACCCTGACTTGTTTAAATGAGTTTGGGGCTGCTTTTAAAGCTGCGGATATAGTGGTTATTACAGATATTTATGCAGCTGGAGAGGCTCCTATTAAAGAGATTGATGAAGAGCTTTTATTACGCGAAATTAACAAGGAAATTAAACGCCCTGCTTATTACTTCTCTCGCAGCAAATTATCTTGTCAGCTTGTAAAAATCCTACAAACAGGGGATTGTTTAATAACTATGGGGGCTGGAGACATCAGTAACCTGTTTTATGATATTATGGAAAATCTTTAG